From the genome of Granulicella cerasi:
TCGCAGAGTCATCGTGTGGCGCGTGCTGTGGAGTGGCTGCGAGTCCATTATCGCGAGCCGTTTCGTACTGACGAGTTGGCCGAGCATGCTCGCATGGGTGTGTCGACGCTGCATCATCACTTCCGCGAGATGACCGGAAGCAGCCCTCTGCAGTTTCAGAAGCAGCTGCGACTCTTCGAAGCGCGGCGGCTGATGTTGATGAACGGCATGGACGCCGCGACAGCAGCATTTGAGACCGGATATGAGAGCGCGACGCAGTTCAGCCGCGAATACCGCCGGCAGTTTGGAGCGCCGCCCCGCAGAGATGTGGTGGAGTTGATGACTGTGGGCGAACTCGCGTTGGTCAGCTGAGGGCGAAGAGGCGGCGCATGCTCGAGTGATGTGATCGGACTGAGGTCCCTAAGAACTCAATCGGTAAGAGCTAACAGAGATGAAACATCAGAGGTCACGAGCCGAACTCCTCGCTATTGTTAACTCTCAAGAGTGACGAAGGTTTCGGTGCGGATCATCCAACCGGATGGCGCATTGCGCCACATCGCTGAATAGACGCCGGTGTAGACCACTTCTCCGGAGGGCAGTGTGGCGACCCAACGGCCATGCTCGGCGGCGAGCGAATGGTCCTCCGCGACGTGGATCGCGTCAGGCGTGCGTACGTAGGTCAGGCCGTGCTTCGGTTGGTCGAAACCCTGCTTGTACAAGCGCAGATACTCCGCGCGTGAAGCGACGAAGGTGCCGTCGCCGATGATGCCGACATAGTCCTCGGCGAGTGAAGCTCCGACACCGGCGAGGTTGCGGCGCGCGAT
Proteins encoded in this window:
- a CDS encoding YybH family protein, with translation MNEESDEATIRRTRDNSNRAIARRNLAGVGASLAEDYVGIIGDGTFVASRAEYLRLYKQGFDQPKHGLTYVRTPDAIHVAEDHSLAAEHGRWVATLPSGEVVYTGVYSAMWRNAPSGWMIRTETFVTLES